The genomic DNA ATCCTCATCTTCGTAAATAATATCTAAGGGTATTTTTTCAGGAGTCACGGTAAGCTTATGTGGGGGAGGAATTACTACCGTTATGATCTCCCCCCCTTTGACCTTATAACTTGCTTTCTTATTTATTCCATTAACGTTAACTCTACCTTCAGCAATTAATTTTTGAATAAAGCTTCTCGATAAATCTAATTCCTCTTGTTCCGCTAAAAATTTATCAAGCCTAAAGCCGTTAAACTCAGCGCTAACCATAACTTTAATTTCAGCTTCCATTTTTACTACTCCTTCTTAAATAAATACTGGTACGTAAAAAGTAACAGCCCAATGGTAATAAAACTATCGGCTAAGTTAAAGACCGGCCAAAAATGAAAATCCAGAAAATCCGTAACTTGCCCCTGGGTAATACGGTCGTAAAAATTCCCCAAGGCCCCACCAAAAATAAGCGCTAAAGAAGTTAAAAGCAAGCGGTTTCTGTTTTTAGTTACCACCAGATAAATAAGGATACCGCTTAATACAAAAATAGTTATTACAATAAATACTTCTGTTTGATAGGGTAATAAACTAAAAGCTGCTCCAGGATTTTTGACATGGGTAATACTTAAAAACGGTAATAAATTGAGCGACTGTCCAATTGCAAAATTTTTTATAATATAATATTTCGACAATTGGTCTAGTAAAAAAAACACAAAAGAAATAATTAAAAAATACAACACCTATTTCAACCTCACTTTAAATGGTATTCCCGTGGTTTACCTTCATCATCTAAACCTCTATAGTTTTGATAAAATACTCCATTATCCCCAACTTCATAGGGGATTGAATCAACCTCTTCAACACTATTATTATTTTCTTCAGGGGGTAAATCTTCATAAAAAATATTTTCCCTTAAATTAAAGCTAGCTACCGCCTGCCAGGAATCTTCGCCATCAAACATCGTCTGAGTGGTATTATCAAGATTAAATTTCTCCAGAAAAGGGGAAAGAATTTGTTCCTCGATCGGTCTAATTGAAGGAACAGTTCGTTCTTCAACCTTCTTTTGGCAATCAACGCAACGAATTGCCACGGGATTTGCAAGAAGCCTTTCTTCCGGAATCTTCTGGCCACAATCGATACATACTCCGTATTTTCCTTGGGAAAGCAAAGCCAAGGCCTCATCTATCTGACGTAGTTTAACTTGCAAATTATCAAGCAGCGCTAAATCTTTACTTCTTTCAAAGCTTTCGCTACCTAAATCCCCGGGGTGATTATCATAAAAAGAAAGCTCCTGGATATTTTCAAAAAAAGGCACTTCTTTAACTTTTTTAAATTCAGCTAATCTCGATTCATACTCCGCCTTTTGCTCCAATAAAAGTTTTTTAAATTTTGCCAGTTCCATTTCCCTATCTCCTTTTAATAGCCAAGCTTTAAACTCACAAGCTTGACAATTTGAGCTATAAAATCACTTATTACAGGTAAATTTAAAACCATCAGATGTTTTAAAAAATAAATTAAGACAACACTTACTATTGAAAAACCAACTGCCGCACCAACCCCCCGACCAACTCCTAAAAGAAAATTTAAAAAAATTAGCCTTCCGGGATGTTCAAGCATTTCCACGTATTCTTTAATTTTAACTTGTTCCAGTTTTAACACTAATTTCTCCACTACAGCGGTTAACTTATCACTCTCCATCACAACCCCTGCTTTCAAATTTATTATAG from Carboxydothermus pertinax includes the following:
- a CDS encoding DUF5665 domain-containing protein translates to MESDKLTAVVEKLVLKLEQVKIKEYVEMLEHPGRLIFLNFLLGVGRGVGAAVGFSIVSVVLIYFLKHLMVLNLPVISDFIAQIVKLVSLKLGY
- the lspA gene encoding signal peptidase II, which translates into the protein MLYFLIISFVFFLLDQLSKYYIIKNFAIGQSLNLLPFLSITHVKNPGAAFSLLPYQTEVFIVITIFVLSGILIYLVVTKNRNRLLLTSLALIFGGALGNFYDRITQGQVTDFLDFHFWPVFNLADSFITIGLLLFTYQYLFKKE
- a CDS encoding TraR/DksA C4-type zinc finger protein, with the translated sequence MELAKFKKLLLEQKAEYESRLAEFKKVKEVPFFENIQELSFYDNHPGDLGSESFERSKDLALLDNLQVKLRQIDEALALLSQGKYGVCIDCGQKIPEERLLANPVAIRCVDCQKKVEERTVPSIRPIEEQILSPFLEKFNLDNTTQTMFDGEDSWQAVASFNLRENIFYEDLPPEENNNSVEEVDSIPYEVGDNGVFYQNYRGLDDEGKPREYHLK